The following DNA comes from Candidatus Flexicrinis proximus.
TTGTCTTTTTCTGCAAAGAGGGCCAACCTTTCGGCGACCAAATTAATCGACTCATCGTCGGAGTCGGAAAAATAACCAAAGTAGGCAAGCTCCAGTGGTATGACAAAGATCCTAAGTCAGACAAAGATCCGTTTCAACCAAATGGCAGATGTGTGGCGTGACCGTGGCGCGTTTCCGGGGCTCGGTTCTGCGCTAGAGGCGCTAGGTGTACGACTCGGGACCGCGCTCTCTTATGATCTCATTACGCACAATATACTGAATTCAAGCGAAGATCCTTGGCCACTAGTCGACGCGATGCTGCGCGGCGAAAAAAAACCACCAGAGCCAGAAATACACCAGCCATCGCTGAATGCTGCACGGAAGACATGGCTTGAACTAAATAATGATCGCCGAGCCCTGATTAAGTTGCTCTCTCGATTTGACATGCTGCCTGAACAGGCTAGACGCTGGTTCGATCCTCAAAAGCGGCGCGAAGCATGTGATACATACGCCAGTGATGAGGAGATTCTTGCGAATCCGTATCAGATTGCTGAACTCGACCTCGGGCAAGTCGGCAAACCGCCCGTCGCAGTAAGCACCATTGATCGAGGCTTGCTGCCAGATAGCACGATCGCTGCAAAGTATCCCGTGCCAGAGCCCAGTCGGGTCAGTGCGCACTTGGATCCTCGGCGTGTGCGCAGCGTTTTCGTTCACGTCCTTCGAAACGCGGCGGAGGCAGGGGATGCTCTCTTAAGTGAACAGGAATTGCTCAGCCGAATTCCCCAAGTTCACCTTCCGCACCCGTGCGAAGTCACTAGCGATTGGATAGCAGGGAATCAGGCAGCTCTCGCGCACATTGTGGATTGCTTTCCTATACAGCAGAACGAATCACGTGCGGTGAGTGTACTCCAGCTCACCGCACTGAAAAAGCGAGAGGATGGACTCAGAAGCATTCTCCTGAGCCGCGCGAAACGCGAAGTAATGTCTTCCGGCGAGGATTGGGTCAGTTTGTTGAGACAGACCTTGTTAGTCCAGCCTCATCCCGCCGCGTTGGAAGAACAAGCGCTAGCCTTGGAACGCATCACAACACGTCGCTTGTCTGTACTTACAGGGCGCGCAGGAACGGGCAAGACCTCGACTCTTGGTGCATTACTTCGTTCTCCAACGATAAACCGGGGTGGCGTCCTGCTTCTTGCACCGACCGGTAAAGCGCGCGTCCGCCTGAACCGTGCGGTCGGTCAAGATGTCGCGCTCACCATTGCTCAATTCCTGTATAGGCAAAGGGGCATACGATGGTGCTCAGCGGCGGCCGAAGCCTGATGCACAAATCAAAGACAAATACGCGAAGGAACACACGATCGTTATCGACGAGTGTTCGATGCTGACGATGAACGACCTCGCTGCGATATTGAACGTCCTCGACCTCGGGCAGGTCAAGCACATCATTCTTGTAGGAGATCCGAACCAGCTGCCGCCAATCGGCGTGGGCCGTCCCTTCGCCGATATCTGCGCATCCTTGGAAGCGGCGAGTGAGTCGAGCGATGCGGAGACGCGAAAAATCGCTGACGCGCTTGGGCGGCTGACAATAGAGGTCCGGACAATCCAAACCGGTCAACCTTCGGACTTGCTCAAACTCGCGTCCTGGTTCACTCGTGAACAACAGCCTGTCGATGCAGACGATATTCTATCGAAACTTGAGAGCAATCTTCCCTTGAACGATTTGGAATACCACTTTTGGCAAGAACCGGAACAGCTCTACGAGAAGTTGTTCAATCTGTTTCAACAACACTTTGGGCTCGAGAACAGCGAGGATTACAAGGGATTTAATCGGGCTCGGCATGAATGGGGAGTATGGGAGCTTAGCAGAGAGTTTCCAAATCTTGTCTCCAGTACGAATGGAACCGCATGGCGTTTATGCTCTAAACCATCTCATTCAAAAGCAGTATCGCGGTAGGCTTAGGCGAAAACCAGTTCTCGGTGACGAGAATATCGGACTTTACGACAAAGTCATTCAGATCAGAAATGAAGAAAGGTCTGGGTACAACAACTCAACAAAACAGAACCAGAAAACCTATATTGCTAATGGCGAGATTGGCTTGGCAACTACAACTCACAAGAGCTTCGTAAACGTCGAATTCTCCGACCGGCCGGGCTTTCATACGGTTACAGAAGCTCTGATCTAGATGACAATTCTCCAGCTCTTGAGTTGGCATATGCCCTAACCGTTCACAAGACACAGGGTAGTGAATTCGACTACGTTTTCGTCGTTATTCCCAAGCAATCGAGATTGCTCTCACGCGAAGTTGCTGTATACAGCGTTCACCCGAAAGCAAAGAAGCGATTAATCTTGTTGATCGAAGGAACAGATCTATCCGTTCTGTTCGATTACTCTCGCCCGGAGATCAGAAACCCGTCAGGCGAAACACGAACCT
Coding sequences within:
- a CDS encoding AAA family ATPase — encoded protein: MSRSPLLNSCIGKGAYDGAQRRPKPDAQIKDKYAKEHTIVIDECSMLTMNDLAAILNVLDLGQVKHIILVGDPNQLPPIGVGRPFADICASLEAASESSDAETRKIADALGRLTIEVRTIQTGQPSDLLKLASWFTREQQPVDADDILSKLESNLPLNDLEYHFWQEPEQLYEKLFNLFQQHFGLENSEDYKGFNRARHEWGVWELSREFPNLVSSTNGTAWRLCSKPSHSKAVSR
- a CDS encoding AAA family ATPase; the encoded protein is MTKILSQTKIRFNQMADVWRDRGAFPGLGSALEALGVRLGTALSYDLITHNILNSSEDPWPLVDAMLRGEKKPPEPEIHQPSLNAARKTWLELNNDRRALIKLLSRFDMLPEQARRWFDPQKRREACDTYASDEEILANPYQIAELDLGQVGKPPVAVSTIDRGLLPDSTIAAKYPVPEPSRVSAHLDPRRVRSVFVHVLRNAAEAGDALLSEQELLSRIPQVHLPHPCEVTSDWIAGNQAALAHIVDCFPIQQNESRAVSVLQLTALKKREDGLRSILLSRAKREVMSSGEDWVSLLRQTLLVQPHPAALEEQALALERITTRRLSVLTGRAGTGKTSTLGALLRSPTINRGGVLLLAPTGKARVRLNRAVGQDVALTIAQFLYRQRGIRWCSAAAEA